Proteins from a genomic interval of Syngnathus typhle isolate RoL2023-S1 ecotype Sweden linkage group LG15, RoL_Styp_1.0, whole genome shotgun sequence:
- the mcama gene encoding cell surface glycoprotein MUC18 isoform X4, whose product MQETVEVYLGDSAHIPCQYNFSQADSLPEFVMFQWFVKDRVSSSRMRIYYVDENDDVADEGTEFSARIRVVVDRRATRLTVQEVQLSDERDFICQVNGVSAGAAESKTHLRVFAPPEAPLIQGVLAGISVNAEAPSEVATCETRNGFPKANISWYKDKMPLVPLVGRVNVRTVYTVESSGLYSVHSTLEYRVLKEDKDANFSCEVSFSVPSAIRTVESAAVGVTIHYPATMVELWRESPKGLIKEGDTVLLRCHGDGNPSPTFNFSREREPGAEEDLDSNGNVLMLWAVSRTDRGLYRCQPQDSTKLKGEVELKVHYLDPAVVVPKEAEAMFKGEDLTASCNALCSLKTSTVWYKGGQIVGVGNTLRLQDATYETAGEYVCEVSVPDLPTLHTSGSIHIVVHGAPQLVGEEREVHLDEALGRTLNLSCEARGHPAPTIAWIFDGGPVTHRCFCCCRDSSGPLTCALPTQMWREVLSESGDHATRSVVSVAVNSDIGVACNASNRFGADVRAFSIKAVPLVTSGVPFSSAEGGRVIIVVVLPCLLLLAVLGSALYFLHKKGKIPCGRSGKQDISQEKSAKDDIVLEMKNNAEAKTEDTVLLKAVNVDKNGTNGQ is encoded by the exons ATGCAGGAGACGGTGGAGGTGTACCTGGGTGACTCGGCCCACATCCCCTGCCAGTACAACTTCAGCCAAGCGGACAGCCTTCCAGAATTCGTCATGTTCCAGTGGTTTGTG AAAGACCGGGTCAGCAGCTCCCGCATGCGCATCTACTATGTCGATGAGAACGACGACGTGGCGGACGAGGGCACTGAGTTCAGCGCTCGCATCCGGGTGGTCGTGGACCGGCGTGCCACTCGCCTCACCGTCCAGGAAGTGCAGCTGTCCGACGAGCGGGACTTCATCTGCCAGGTGAACGGCGTGTCGGCCGGCGCCGCCGAGAGCAAGACACACCTCAGGGTCTTTG CTCCTCCGGAGGCTCCGCTCATCCAGGGTGTCCTAGCCGGGATAAGCGTTAATGCCGAGGCGCCATCCGAG GTGGCCACCTGCGAGACCCGCAACGGTTTTCCCAAGGCCAACATCAGCTGGTACAAGGATAAGATGCCTCTGGTGCCTTTGGTGGGAC GTGTGAATGTGCGGACTGTCTACACGGTGGAGTCGAGCGGCTTGTACTCGGTGCACAGCACGCTGGAGTACCGGGTGCTCAAGGAGGACAAGGATGCCAACTTCTCCTGCGAGGTCAGCTTCTCGGTGCCCAGCGCCATCAGGACCGTTGAGTCCGCCGCTGTCGGCGTTACCATTCACT ACCCAGCCACCATGGTGGAGCTGTGGAGGGAGTCACCCAAGGGCTTGATCAAGGAGGGCGACACTGTGTTGCTGCGTTGCCACGGCGATGGCAACCCCTCACCGACCTTCAATTTCAGCAGAGAACGA GAGCCTGGTGCGGAGGAGGACTTGGACAGTAACGGCAACGTCCTGATGCTGTGGGCGGTGTCACGCACGGACCGTGGCCTCTACCGCTGTCAACCCCAGGACAGCACCAAGCTCAAAGGAGAGGTGGAGCTCAAAGTGCAtt ACCTGGACCCCGCCGTGGTGGTGCCTAAAGAAGCTGAGGCCATGTTCAAAGGGGAAGATCTGACCGCATCGTGCAACGCTCTGTGCTCCCTGAAAACATCGACTGTCTGGTACAAG GGCGGCCAGATAGTAGGTGTGGGAAACACGCTCCGTCTCCAGGACGCCACCTACGAGACGGCCGGAGAGTACGTGTGCGAGGTGAGCGTTCCCGACTTGCCCACCTTGCACACCAGCGGCTCCATCCACATCGTCGTCCACG GCGCTCCGCAGTTAGTGGGCGAGGAACGGGAGGTGCACCTGGACGAGGCGCTAGGCAGGACGCTCAACCTGAGTTGCGAGGCCCGCGGCCACCCTGCGCCCACCATTGCGTGGATTTTCGACGGCGGCCCGGTGACTCACCGCTGCTTTTGCTGCTGCCGCGACAGCAGCGGGCCGCTGACCTGCGCTTTGCCAACGCAGATGTGGCGCGAGGTGTTAAGCGAGTCCGGTGACCACGCTACCCGCAGCGTGGTGAGTGTCGCTGTCAACTCGGACATTGGCGTCGCATGCAACGCCTCCAATCGCTTCGGTGCTGACGTCAGAGCTTTTAGCATCAAAGCCG TTCCTCTGGTCACCTCCGGCGTGCCCTTCTCTTCTG CGGAGGGGGGCCGCGTGATCATCGTGGTGGTACTCCCGTGCCTACTGTTGCTGGCTGTCCTGGGCAGTGCGCTCTACTTCCTGCACAAGAAGGGCAAGATCCCGTGCGGGCGCTCGGGAAAGCAGGACAT CTCCCAGGAGAAGAGCGCCAAAGATGACATTGTGCTGGAGATGAAGAACAACGCAGAGGCCAAGACCGAGGACACGGTGCTCCTCAAGGCTGTCAATGTCGACAAAAACGGCACAAACGGACAG TGA
- the mcama gene encoding cell surface glycoprotein MUC18 isoform X2, with amino-acid sequence MTLQQQSAFACLLLALHGWSVCARVEVSMQETVEVYLGDSAHIPCQYNFSQADSLPEFVMFQWFVKDRVSSSRMRIYYVDENDDVADEGTEFSARIRVVVDRRATRLTVQEVQLSDERDFICQVNGVSAGAAESKTHLRVFAPPEAPLIQGVLAGISVNAEAPSEVATCETRNGFPKANISWYKDKMPLVPLVGRVNVRTVYTVESSGLYSVHSTLEYRVLKEDKDANFSCEVSFSVPSAIRTVESAAVGVTIHYPATMVELWRESPKGLIKEGDTVLLRCHGDGNPSPTFNFSREREPGAEEDLDSNGNVLMLWAVSRTDRGLYRCQPQDSTKLKGEVELKVHYLDPAVVVPKEAEAMFKGEDLTASCNALCSLKTSTVWYKGGQIVGVGNTLRLQDATYETAGEYVCEVSVPDLPTLHTSGSIHIVVHGAPQLVGEEREVHLDEALGRTLNLSCEARGHPAPTIAWIFDGGPMWREVLSESGDHATRSVVSVAVNSDIGVACNASNRFGADVRAFSIKAVPLVTSGVPFSSAEGGRVIIVVVLPCLLLLAVLGSALYFLHKKGKIPCGRSGKQDISSQEKSAKDDIVLEMKNNAEAKTEDTVLLKAVNVDKNGTNGQ; translated from the exons TGTGCGCTCGAGTGGAGGTGAGCATGCAGGAGACGGTGGAGGTGTACCTGGGTGACTCGGCCCACATCCCCTGCCAGTACAACTTCAGCCAAGCGGACAGCCTTCCAGAATTCGTCATGTTCCAGTGGTTTGTG AAAGACCGGGTCAGCAGCTCCCGCATGCGCATCTACTATGTCGATGAGAACGACGACGTGGCGGACGAGGGCACTGAGTTCAGCGCTCGCATCCGGGTGGTCGTGGACCGGCGTGCCACTCGCCTCACCGTCCAGGAAGTGCAGCTGTCCGACGAGCGGGACTTCATCTGCCAGGTGAACGGCGTGTCGGCCGGCGCCGCCGAGAGCAAGACACACCTCAGGGTCTTTG CTCCTCCGGAGGCTCCGCTCATCCAGGGTGTCCTAGCCGGGATAAGCGTTAATGCCGAGGCGCCATCCGAG GTGGCCACCTGCGAGACCCGCAACGGTTTTCCCAAGGCCAACATCAGCTGGTACAAGGATAAGATGCCTCTGGTGCCTTTGGTGGGAC GTGTGAATGTGCGGACTGTCTACACGGTGGAGTCGAGCGGCTTGTACTCGGTGCACAGCACGCTGGAGTACCGGGTGCTCAAGGAGGACAAGGATGCCAACTTCTCCTGCGAGGTCAGCTTCTCGGTGCCCAGCGCCATCAGGACCGTTGAGTCCGCCGCTGTCGGCGTTACCATTCACT ACCCAGCCACCATGGTGGAGCTGTGGAGGGAGTCACCCAAGGGCTTGATCAAGGAGGGCGACACTGTGTTGCTGCGTTGCCACGGCGATGGCAACCCCTCACCGACCTTCAATTTCAGCAGAGAACGA GAGCCTGGTGCGGAGGAGGACTTGGACAGTAACGGCAACGTCCTGATGCTGTGGGCGGTGTCACGCACGGACCGTGGCCTCTACCGCTGTCAACCCCAGGACAGCACCAAGCTCAAAGGAGAGGTGGAGCTCAAAGTGCAtt ACCTGGACCCCGCCGTGGTGGTGCCTAAAGAAGCTGAGGCCATGTTCAAAGGGGAAGATCTGACCGCATCGTGCAACGCTCTGTGCTCCCTGAAAACATCGACTGTCTGGTACAAG GGCGGCCAGATAGTAGGTGTGGGAAACACGCTCCGTCTCCAGGACGCCACCTACGAGACGGCCGGAGAGTACGTGTGCGAGGTGAGCGTTCCCGACTTGCCCACCTTGCACACCAGCGGCTCCATCCACATCGTCGTCCACG GCGCTCCGCAGTTAGTGGGCGAGGAACGGGAGGTGCACCTGGACGAGGCGCTAGGCAGGACGCTCAACCTGAGTTGCGAGGCCCGCGGCCACCCTGCGCCCACCATTGCGTGGATTTTCGACGGCGGCCCG ATGTGGCGCGAGGTGTTAAGCGAGTCCGGTGACCACGCTACCCGCAGCGTGGTGAGTGTCGCTGTCAACTCGGACATTGGCGTCGCATGCAACGCCTCCAATCGCTTCGGTGCTGACGTCAGAGCTTTTAGCATCAAAGCCG TTCCTCTGGTCACCTCCGGCGTGCCCTTCTCTTCTG CGGAGGGGGGCCGCGTGATCATCGTGGTGGTACTCCCGTGCCTACTGTTGCTGGCTGTCCTGGGCAGTGCGCTCTACTTCCTGCACAAGAAGGGCAAGATCCCGTGCGGGCGCTCGGGAAAGCAGGACAT CAGCTCCCAGGAGAAGAGCGCCAAAGATGACATTGTGCTGGAGATGAAGAACAACGCAGAGGCCAAGACCGAGGACACGGTGCTCCTCAAGGCTGTCAATGTCGACAAAAACGGCACAAACGGACAG TGA
- the mcama gene encoding cell surface glycoprotein MUC18 isoform X1 yields the protein MTLQQQSAFACLLLALHGWSVCARVEVSMQETVEVYLGDSAHIPCQYNFSQADSLPEFVMFQWFVKDRVSSSRMRIYYVDENDDVADEGTEFSARIRVVVDRRATRLTVQEVQLSDERDFICQVNGVSAGAAESKTHLRVFAPPEAPLIQGVLAGISVNAEAPSEVATCETRNGFPKANISWYKDKMPLVPLVGRVNVRTVYTVESSGLYSVHSTLEYRVLKEDKDANFSCEVSFSVPSAIRTVESAAVGVTIHYPATMVELWRESPKGLIKEGDTVLLRCHGDGNPSPTFNFSREREPGAEEDLDSNGNVLMLWAVSRTDRGLYRCQPQDSTKLKGEVELKVHYLDPAVVVPKEAEAMFKGEDLTASCNALCSLKTSTVWYKGGQIVGVGNTLRLQDATYETAGEYVCEVSVPDLPTLHTSGSIHIVVHGAPQLVGEEREVHLDEALGRTLNLSCEARGHPAPTIAWIFDGGPVTHRCFCCCRDSSGPLTCALPTQMWREVLSESGDHATRSVVSVAVNSDIGVACNASNRFGADVRAFSIKAVPLVTSGVPFSSAEGGRVIIVVVLPCLLLLAVLGSALYFLHKKGKIPCGRSGKQDISQEKSAKDDIVLEMKNNAEAKTEDTVLLKAVNVDKNGTNGQ from the exons TGTGCGCTCGAGTGGAGGTGAGCATGCAGGAGACGGTGGAGGTGTACCTGGGTGACTCGGCCCACATCCCCTGCCAGTACAACTTCAGCCAAGCGGACAGCCTTCCAGAATTCGTCATGTTCCAGTGGTTTGTG AAAGACCGGGTCAGCAGCTCCCGCATGCGCATCTACTATGTCGATGAGAACGACGACGTGGCGGACGAGGGCACTGAGTTCAGCGCTCGCATCCGGGTGGTCGTGGACCGGCGTGCCACTCGCCTCACCGTCCAGGAAGTGCAGCTGTCCGACGAGCGGGACTTCATCTGCCAGGTGAACGGCGTGTCGGCCGGCGCCGCCGAGAGCAAGACACACCTCAGGGTCTTTG CTCCTCCGGAGGCTCCGCTCATCCAGGGTGTCCTAGCCGGGATAAGCGTTAATGCCGAGGCGCCATCCGAG GTGGCCACCTGCGAGACCCGCAACGGTTTTCCCAAGGCCAACATCAGCTGGTACAAGGATAAGATGCCTCTGGTGCCTTTGGTGGGAC GTGTGAATGTGCGGACTGTCTACACGGTGGAGTCGAGCGGCTTGTACTCGGTGCACAGCACGCTGGAGTACCGGGTGCTCAAGGAGGACAAGGATGCCAACTTCTCCTGCGAGGTCAGCTTCTCGGTGCCCAGCGCCATCAGGACCGTTGAGTCCGCCGCTGTCGGCGTTACCATTCACT ACCCAGCCACCATGGTGGAGCTGTGGAGGGAGTCACCCAAGGGCTTGATCAAGGAGGGCGACACTGTGTTGCTGCGTTGCCACGGCGATGGCAACCCCTCACCGACCTTCAATTTCAGCAGAGAACGA GAGCCTGGTGCGGAGGAGGACTTGGACAGTAACGGCAACGTCCTGATGCTGTGGGCGGTGTCACGCACGGACCGTGGCCTCTACCGCTGTCAACCCCAGGACAGCACCAAGCTCAAAGGAGAGGTGGAGCTCAAAGTGCAtt ACCTGGACCCCGCCGTGGTGGTGCCTAAAGAAGCTGAGGCCATGTTCAAAGGGGAAGATCTGACCGCATCGTGCAACGCTCTGTGCTCCCTGAAAACATCGACTGTCTGGTACAAG GGCGGCCAGATAGTAGGTGTGGGAAACACGCTCCGTCTCCAGGACGCCACCTACGAGACGGCCGGAGAGTACGTGTGCGAGGTGAGCGTTCCCGACTTGCCCACCTTGCACACCAGCGGCTCCATCCACATCGTCGTCCACG GCGCTCCGCAGTTAGTGGGCGAGGAACGGGAGGTGCACCTGGACGAGGCGCTAGGCAGGACGCTCAACCTGAGTTGCGAGGCCCGCGGCCACCCTGCGCCCACCATTGCGTGGATTTTCGACGGCGGCCCGGTGACTCACCGCTGCTTTTGCTGCTGCCGCGACAGCAGCGGGCCGCTGACCTGCGCTTTGCCAACGCAGATGTGGCGCGAGGTGTTAAGCGAGTCCGGTGACCACGCTACCCGCAGCGTGGTGAGTGTCGCTGTCAACTCGGACATTGGCGTCGCATGCAACGCCTCCAATCGCTTCGGTGCTGACGTCAGAGCTTTTAGCATCAAAGCCG TTCCTCTGGTCACCTCCGGCGTGCCCTTCTCTTCTG CGGAGGGGGGCCGCGTGATCATCGTGGTGGTACTCCCGTGCCTACTGTTGCTGGCTGTCCTGGGCAGTGCGCTCTACTTCCTGCACAAGAAGGGCAAGATCCCGTGCGGGCGCTCGGGAAAGCAGGACAT CTCCCAGGAGAAGAGCGCCAAAGATGACATTGTGCTGGAGATGAAGAACAACGCAGAGGCCAAGACCGAGGACACGGTGCTCCTCAAGGCTGTCAATGTCGACAAAAACGGCACAAACGGACAG TGA
- the mcama gene encoding cell surface glycoprotein MUC18 isoform X3, producing the protein MTLQQQSAFACLLLALHGWSVCARVEVSMQETVEVYLGDSAHIPCQYNFSQADSLPEFVMFQWFVKDRVSSSRMRIYYVDENDDVADEGTEFSARIRVVVDRRATRLTVQEVQLSDERDFICQVNGVSAGAAESKTHLRVFAPPEAPLIQGVLAGISVNAEAPSEVATCETRNGFPKANISWYKDKMPLVPLVGRVNVRTVYTVESSGLYSVHSTLEYRVLKEDKDANFSCEVSFSVPSAIRTVESAAVGVTIHYPATMVELWRESPKGLIKEGDTVLLRCHGDGNPSPTFNFSREREPGAEEDLDSNGNVLMLWAVSRTDRGLYRCQPQDSTKLKGEVELKVHYLDPAVVVPKEAEAMFKGEDLTASCNALCSLKTSTVWYKGGQIVGVGNTLRLQDATYETAGEYVCEVSVPDLPTLHTSGSIHIVVHGAPQLVGEEREVHLDEALGRTLNLSCEARGHPAPTIAWIFDGGPMWREVLSESGDHATRSVVSVAVNSDIGVACNASNRFGADVRAFSIKAVPLVTSGVPFSSAEGGRVIIVVVLPCLLLLAVLGSALYFLHKKGKIPCGRSGKQDISQEKSAKDDIVLEMKNNAEAKTEDTVLLKAVNVDKNGTNGQ; encoded by the exons TGTGCGCTCGAGTGGAGGTGAGCATGCAGGAGACGGTGGAGGTGTACCTGGGTGACTCGGCCCACATCCCCTGCCAGTACAACTTCAGCCAAGCGGACAGCCTTCCAGAATTCGTCATGTTCCAGTGGTTTGTG AAAGACCGGGTCAGCAGCTCCCGCATGCGCATCTACTATGTCGATGAGAACGACGACGTGGCGGACGAGGGCACTGAGTTCAGCGCTCGCATCCGGGTGGTCGTGGACCGGCGTGCCACTCGCCTCACCGTCCAGGAAGTGCAGCTGTCCGACGAGCGGGACTTCATCTGCCAGGTGAACGGCGTGTCGGCCGGCGCCGCCGAGAGCAAGACACACCTCAGGGTCTTTG CTCCTCCGGAGGCTCCGCTCATCCAGGGTGTCCTAGCCGGGATAAGCGTTAATGCCGAGGCGCCATCCGAG GTGGCCACCTGCGAGACCCGCAACGGTTTTCCCAAGGCCAACATCAGCTGGTACAAGGATAAGATGCCTCTGGTGCCTTTGGTGGGAC GTGTGAATGTGCGGACTGTCTACACGGTGGAGTCGAGCGGCTTGTACTCGGTGCACAGCACGCTGGAGTACCGGGTGCTCAAGGAGGACAAGGATGCCAACTTCTCCTGCGAGGTCAGCTTCTCGGTGCCCAGCGCCATCAGGACCGTTGAGTCCGCCGCTGTCGGCGTTACCATTCACT ACCCAGCCACCATGGTGGAGCTGTGGAGGGAGTCACCCAAGGGCTTGATCAAGGAGGGCGACACTGTGTTGCTGCGTTGCCACGGCGATGGCAACCCCTCACCGACCTTCAATTTCAGCAGAGAACGA GAGCCTGGTGCGGAGGAGGACTTGGACAGTAACGGCAACGTCCTGATGCTGTGGGCGGTGTCACGCACGGACCGTGGCCTCTACCGCTGTCAACCCCAGGACAGCACCAAGCTCAAAGGAGAGGTGGAGCTCAAAGTGCAtt ACCTGGACCCCGCCGTGGTGGTGCCTAAAGAAGCTGAGGCCATGTTCAAAGGGGAAGATCTGACCGCATCGTGCAACGCTCTGTGCTCCCTGAAAACATCGACTGTCTGGTACAAG GGCGGCCAGATAGTAGGTGTGGGAAACACGCTCCGTCTCCAGGACGCCACCTACGAGACGGCCGGAGAGTACGTGTGCGAGGTGAGCGTTCCCGACTTGCCCACCTTGCACACCAGCGGCTCCATCCACATCGTCGTCCACG GCGCTCCGCAGTTAGTGGGCGAGGAACGGGAGGTGCACCTGGACGAGGCGCTAGGCAGGACGCTCAACCTGAGTTGCGAGGCCCGCGGCCACCCTGCGCCCACCATTGCGTGGATTTTCGACGGCGGCCCG ATGTGGCGCGAGGTGTTAAGCGAGTCCGGTGACCACGCTACCCGCAGCGTGGTGAGTGTCGCTGTCAACTCGGACATTGGCGTCGCATGCAACGCCTCCAATCGCTTCGGTGCTGACGTCAGAGCTTTTAGCATCAAAGCCG TTCCTCTGGTCACCTCCGGCGTGCCCTTCTCTTCTG CGGAGGGGGGCCGCGTGATCATCGTGGTGGTACTCCCGTGCCTACTGTTGCTGGCTGTCCTGGGCAGTGCGCTCTACTTCCTGCACAAGAAGGGCAAGATCCCGTGCGGGCGCTCGGGAAAGCAGGACAT CTCCCAGGAGAAGAGCGCCAAAGATGACATTGTGCTGGAGATGAAGAACAACGCAGAGGCCAAGACCGAGGACACGGTGCTCCTCAAGGCTGTCAATGTCGACAAAAACGGCACAAACGGACAG TGA
- the mcama gene encoding cell surface glycoprotein MUC18 isoform X5, with the protein MTLQQQSAFACLLLALHGWSVCARVEVSMQETVEVYLGDSAHIPCQYNFSQADSLPEFVMFQWFVKDRVSSSRMRIYYVDENDDVADEGTEFSARIRVVVDRRATRLTVQEVQLSDERDFICQVNGVSAGAAESKTHLRVFAPPEAPLIQGVLAGISVNAEAPSEVATCETRNGFPKANISWYKDKMPLVPLVGRVNVRTVYTVESSGLYSVHSTLEYRVLKEDKDANFSCEVSFSVPSAIRTVESAAVGVTIHYPATMVELWRESPKGLIKEGDTVLLRCHGDGNPSPTFNFSREREPGAEEDLDSNGNVLMLWAVSRTDRGLYRCQPQDSTKLKGEVELKVHYLDPAVVVPKEAEAMFKGEDLTASCNALCSLKTSTVWYKGGQIVGVGNTLRLQDATYETAGEYVCEVSVPDLPTLHTSGSIHIVVHGAPQLVGEEREVHLDEALGRTLNLSCEARGHPAPTIAWIFDGGPMWREVLSESGDHATRSVVSVAVNSDIGVACNASNRFGADVRAFSIKAVPLVTSGVPFSSAKGFEDPLHALLMISSSRCGTLA; encoded by the exons TGTGCGCTCGAGTGGAGGTGAGCATGCAGGAGACGGTGGAGGTGTACCTGGGTGACTCGGCCCACATCCCCTGCCAGTACAACTTCAGCCAAGCGGACAGCCTTCCAGAATTCGTCATGTTCCAGTGGTTTGTG AAAGACCGGGTCAGCAGCTCCCGCATGCGCATCTACTATGTCGATGAGAACGACGACGTGGCGGACGAGGGCACTGAGTTCAGCGCTCGCATCCGGGTGGTCGTGGACCGGCGTGCCACTCGCCTCACCGTCCAGGAAGTGCAGCTGTCCGACGAGCGGGACTTCATCTGCCAGGTGAACGGCGTGTCGGCCGGCGCCGCCGAGAGCAAGACACACCTCAGGGTCTTTG CTCCTCCGGAGGCTCCGCTCATCCAGGGTGTCCTAGCCGGGATAAGCGTTAATGCCGAGGCGCCATCCGAG GTGGCCACCTGCGAGACCCGCAACGGTTTTCCCAAGGCCAACATCAGCTGGTACAAGGATAAGATGCCTCTGGTGCCTTTGGTGGGAC GTGTGAATGTGCGGACTGTCTACACGGTGGAGTCGAGCGGCTTGTACTCGGTGCACAGCACGCTGGAGTACCGGGTGCTCAAGGAGGACAAGGATGCCAACTTCTCCTGCGAGGTCAGCTTCTCGGTGCCCAGCGCCATCAGGACCGTTGAGTCCGCCGCTGTCGGCGTTACCATTCACT ACCCAGCCACCATGGTGGAGCTGTGGAGGGAGTCACCCAAGGGCTTGATCAAGGAGGGCGACACTGTGTTGCTGCGTTGCCACGGCGATGGCAACCCCTCACCGACCTTCAATTTCAGCAGAGAACGA GAGCCTGGTGCGGAGGAGGACTTGGACAGTAACGGCAACGTCCTGATGCTGTGGGCGGTGTCACGCACGGACCGTGGCCTCTACCGCTGTCAACCCCAGGACAGCACCAAGCTCAAAGGAGAGGTGGAGCTCAAAGTGCAtt ACCTGGACCCCGCCGTGGTGGTGCCTAAAGAAGCTGAGGCCATGTTCAAAGGGGAAGATCTGACCGCATCGTGCAACGCTCTGTGCTCCCTGAAAACATCGACTGTCTGGTACAAG GGCGGCCAGATAGTAGGTGTGGGAAACACGCTCCGTCTCCAGGACGCCACCTACGAGACGGCCGGAGAGTACGTGTGCGAGGTGAGCGTTCCCGACTTGCCCACCTTGCACACCAGCGGCTCCATCCACATCGTCGTCCACG GCGCTCCGCAGTTAGTGGGCGAGGAACGGGAGGTGCACCTGGACGAGGCGCTAGGCAGGACGCTCAACCTGAGTTGCGAGGCCCGCGGCCACCCTGCGCCCACCATTGCGTGGATTTTCGACGGCGGCCCG ATGTGGCGCGAGGTGTTAAGCGAGTCCGGTGACCACGCTACCCGCAGCGTGGTGAGTGTCGCTGTCAACTCGGACATTGGCGTCGCATGCAACGCCTCCAATCGCTTCGGTGCTGACGTCAGAGCTTTTAGCATCAAAGCCG TTCCTCTGGTCACCTCCGGCGTGCCCTTCTCTTCTG CAAAAGGCTTTGAGGACCCGCTCCATGCCTTATTGATGATCTCGAGCTCTCGTTGCGGGACTCTCGCCTGA